A genomic window from Pseudonocardia broussonetiae includes:
- a CDS encoding GNAT family N-acetyltransferase: MHPLDDPVRSALTGTHAPFALRHGSALRYPPEMSVWGVFPDDADGWRDAEEFGVVATAGDPRTAPAGWERTMLIPGVQYDGSGMVVTPDPEAVVLGPDDVPEMLDLVERTRPGPFAKRTIEMGTYLGIRHGGALVAMAGERMRPPGWSEISAVCTAPEARGRGLGSRLVRAVGAVIRERGDVPFLHASAANTGALRLYEHLGFTLRRTVEFAAYEHVAGRPVSHR, from the coding sequence ATGCATCCGCTCGACGACCCGGTGCGCTCCGCGCTCACCGGCACGCACGCCCCCTTCGCCCTGCGCCACGGCTCCGCGCTGCGCTACCCGCCGGAGATGTCGGTCTGGGGCGTGTTCCCCGACGACGCCGACGGCTGGCGCGACGCCGAGGAGTTCGGCGTCGTCGCGACCGCGGGCGACCCGCGCACGGCACCGGCGGGCTGGGAGCGCACGATGCTGATCCCCGGCGTCCAGTACGACGGGTCCGGGATGGTCGTGACCCCGGATCCGGAGGCGGTCGTGCTCGGCCCGGACGACGTGCCCGAGATGCTCGACCTCGTCGAGCGCACCCGGCCCGGCCCGTTCGCCAAGCGCACGATCGAGATGGGCACCTACCTCGGCATCCGGCACGGCGGGGCGCTCGTCGCGATGGCGGGGGAGCGGATGCGGCCGCCGGGCTGGTCGGAGATCAGCGCGGTCTGCACGGCGCCGGAGGCGCGCGGACGCGGGCTGGGGTCGCGGCTGGTGCGGGCGGTCGGGGCGGTGATCCGCGAGCGCGGCGACGTCCCGTTCCTGCACGCCTCCGCGGCCAACACCGGCGCGCTGCGGCTCTACGAGCACCTCGGCTTCACGCTGCGGCGCACCGTCGAGTTCGCCGCCTACGAGCACGTCGCCGGGAGGCCCGTCTCACACCGCTGA
- a CDS encoding crotonase/enoyl-CoA hydratase family protein: protein MSGTAFPDVDPTRVTTTLTDGVADVRLARPEKRNALDPAMFAAIVRTGEALRTTPGVRAVVLSGEGPDFCAGLDFGAFRAMRNGERLSASVDLPPADGPARATGQRAAHAWARIPVPVIAAVRGNALGGGLQIALGADIRLVHPDAVLSVLEIQWGLIPDMTGTQVLPELVGRDVAKELTLTGRRVSGTEAVALGLATRVEDDPLAAALAMAGEIAALSPHAVRAAKRLLDAAGRVDLETGFAAEQDEIGALIGSPNQAEAVTARFERRAPVFADPDLR from the coding sequence ATGAGCGGCACGGCCTTCCCCGACGTCGACCCCACCCGGGTCACGACCACCCTCACCGACGGCGTCGCCGACGTGCGGCTCGCGCGGCCGGAGAAGCGCAACGCGCTGGACCCCGCGATGTTCGCCGCGATCGTCCGCACCGGCGAGGCCCTGCGCACGACGCCCGGCGTCCGCGCGGTCGTGCTCTCCGGCGAGGGCCCCGACTTCTGCGCGGGCCTCGACTTCGGCGCGTTCCGGGCGATGCGCAACGGGGAGCGGCTCTCGGCGTCGGTCGACCTCCCCCCGGCCGACGGGCCGGCGCGGGCCACCGGCCAGCGGGCGGCGCACGCGTGGGCGCGGATCCCGGTGCCGGTGATCGCCGCGGTGCGGGGCAACGCGCTGGGCGGCGGGCTGCAGATCGCGCTCGGCGCCGACATCCGCCTGGTCCACCCGGACGCCGTGCTGTCGGTGCTGGAGATCCAGTGGGGGCTGATCCCGGACATGACCGGCACGCAGGTGCTGCCCGAGCTGGTCGGCCGCGACGTCGCCAAGGAGCTGACGCTGACCGGACGCCGGGTGAGCGGCACCGAGGCCGTCGCGCTCGGGCTCGCCACCCGCGTCGAGGACGACCCGCTCGCCGCCGCACTGGCCATGGCCGGCGAGATCGCCGCCCTCAGCCCGCACGCCGTGCGGGCGGCCAAGCGCCTGCTCGATGCCGCCGGCCGCGTCGACCTGGAGACGGGCTTCGCCGCCGAGCAGGACGAGATCGGCGCCCTGATCGGCAGCCCGAACCAGGCCGAGGCCGTGACGGCCCGGTTCGAGCGGCGCGCGCCGGTGTTCGCCGACCCCGACCTGCGGTAG
- a CDS encoding FMN-dependent NADH-azoreductase produces the protein MSMFRLDSSIRTEGSVSRGVADTLERAYLEQHPNATVGRRDLVADPLPNVWPVAAFAGFTPEDQRSDEQRAALDLTRQLADEVLGADVVVIATPLYNFGVPAHLKAWIDLLITDSRFGPGTSPLAGRPVTLVIARGGGYGAGTPREGWDHATPYLVRILADVWGADLTLVEAELTLAPVTPAMAELVPLAEASQAQAHERASEVGKALAARTAA, from the coding sequence ATGAGCATGTTCCGCCTCGACAGCAGCATCCGCACCGAGGGCTCCGTGAGCCGCGGGGTCGCCGACACCCTCGAGCGCGCCTACCTCGAGCAGCACCCGAACGCGACGGTCGGGCGCCGCGACCTCGTCGCGGACCCGCTGCCGAACGTCTGGCCGGTCGCCGCGTTCGCCGGGTTCACCCCGGAGGACCAGCGCTCCGACGAGCAGCGCGCTGCGCTCGACCTCACCCGGCAGCTCGCCGACGAGGTGCTCGGTGCCGACGTCGTGGTCATCGCCACGCCGCTCTACAACTTCGGCGTGCCGGCGCACCTCAAGGCGTGGATCGACCTGCTGATCACCGACTCCCGCTTCGGCCCGGGCACGTCCCCGCTGGCCGGGCGCCCGGTCACGCTGGTGATCGCCCGCGGCGGCGGCTACGGCGCCGGCACCCCCCGCGAGGGTTGGGACCACGCCACCCCGTACCTCGTCCGCATCCTCGCCGACGTCTGGGGCGCCGACCTCACCCTCGTCGAGGCCGAGCTGACCCTCGCCCCCGTCACCCCGGCGATGGCCGAGCTCGTGCCGCTGGCCGAGGCCTCGCAGGCGCAGGCCCACGAGCGCGCGTCCGAGGTCGGCAAGGCGCTGGCGGCCCGCACCGCCGCCTGA
- a CDS encoding MarR family winged helix-turn-helix transcriptional regulator yields the protein MTTPERPESDLGWALGTVMRSYLRGIDEVVADVPGGPRGYQVLAAAGRGEASSQLALAQHLGVDRTVMTYLLDDLEAAGLVERRPDPADRRARRVGLTPDGSARLCTLERRLRCAEERVLAPLAEEERTVLRELLARIALGAAPVNPCQVAEEMQAQDAAVSASRGRAPRRSAAAPTPRPGTPRAATPASPR from the coding sequence GTGACCACACCCGAGCGCCCCGAGTCGGACCTCGGCTGGGCGCTGGGAACGGTGATGCGCAGCTACCTCCGCGGCATCGACGAGGTCGTCGCCGACGTGCCCGGCGGGCCCCGCGGCTACCAGGTGCTGGCCGCCGCGGGGCGCGGCGAGGCGTCCAGCCAGCTCGCCCTCGCCCAGCACCTCGGCGTCGACCGCACCGTGATGACCTACCTGCTCGACGACCTGGAGGCCGCCGGGCTCGTCGAGCGCCGGCCCGACCCGGCCGACCGCCGCGCCCGCCGCGTCGGGCTCACCCCCGACGGGAGTGCCCGGCTCTGCACGTTGGAACGCCGGCTGCGCTGCGCCGAGGAGCGGGTCCTGGCGCCGCTGGCCGAGGAGGAGCGCACCGTGCTGCGCGAGCTGCTGGCCCGCATCGCGCTCGGCGCGGCCCCGGTGAACCCCTGCCAGGTGGCCGAGGAGATGCAGGCGCAGGACGCGGCGGTCAGCGCATCCCGAGGTCGAGCTCCGCGGAGATCCGCCGCTGCACCGACGCCACGGCCCGGAACGCCTCGCGCAGCGACGCCCGCGTCACCGCGCTGA
- a CDS encoding putative nucleotidyltransferase substrate binding domain-containing protein produces MTPSPVAPGAAAEFLAAHPPFDALDAAELAALAALAEVEEHAAGATVLAEGAAPPAHLRVVRTGAVEIVHDGRVLDLLGPGELLGHAPMLAGLPLGFTAVARGATTCLRLPGPAVRDLLGRPAGLRYVTRSLLAPPRTDLGTPDPAQRPVGELLRAPLCTAEESTTVREAARRMTACGASAVVVPIGHGRVGILTDRDLRTVVADGVDASATPLREAMTAPAWTAAADRLGGEVLLDMLDRGVSHVPVLGAGGELLGVLEDVDVVAATTRSSVGLRTRIARARDVDEVVAAARELTPTIVALHDARVAPADIAGITSVVADAVTRRLIELATPEAPPRPLTWLALGSLARREAVPSSDVDSALVWVGPEDDPVAAAHARDLAARVMAGLAAAGFRADANGAVATNPLFARSYEAWAAAARSWLHDPTQEKAPILVSLVVDARPVWGARQNPAVPDVFRDARRHPDLLRLLGRYALAHRPPTGFLRDFVVEHSGRRRGRLDLKRGGLVPIVDLARWAGMAAGVTGASTPARLRAAAAAGTLPAAAAATLEEAFHLVLGLRLAHQVDQLRAGEDPDDLVRPADLSAVTRASLREAFRAVASVQRRISAELDLGMR; encoded by the coding sequence GTGACGCCGTCCCCCGTCGCACCGGGGGCCGCCGCGGAGTTCCTGGCCGCCCACCCGCCCTTCGACGCCCTCGACGCCGCCGAGCTCGCCGCCCTCGCCGCGCTGGCGGAGGTCGAGGAGCACGCCGCGGGGGCGACCGTGCTCGCGGAGGGGGCGGCGCCGCCCGCGCACCTGCGGGTGGTGCGGACCGGCGCGGTCGAGATCGTCCACGACGGGCGCGTGCTCGACCTGCTCGGTCCGGGGGAGCTGCTCGGGCACGCCCCGATGCTCGCGGGGCTCCCGCTCGGCTTCACCGCCGTGGCCCGTGGTGCGACGACCTGCCTGCGGCTGCCCGGCCCCGCGGTCCGCGACCTCCTCGGGCGCCCCGCCGGGCTCCGGTACGTCACGCGCTCGCTGCTCGCGCCACCGCGCACCGACCTCGGCACCCCGGACCCGGCGCAGCGCCCGGTCGGTGAGCTGCTGCGCGCGCCGCTGTGCACCGCCGAGGAGTCGACGACCGTGCGGGAGGCGGCGCGGCGGATGACCGCGTGCGGGGCGTCGGCGGTGGTCGTGCCGATCGGGCACGGGCGGGTCGGCATCCTCACCGACCGCGACCTGCGGACCGTCGTCGCCGACGGGGTCGACGCCTCGGCCACCCCCCTGCGCGAGGCGATGACCGCGCCCGCGTGGACGGCGGCGGCCGACCGCCTGGGCGGCGAGGTCCTGCTCGACATGCTCGACCGCGGCGTGAGCCACGTCCCCGTCCTCGGCGCGGGCGGGGAGCTGCTGGGCGTGCTGGAGGACGTCGACGTCGTCGCGGCGACGACCCGCAGCAGCGTCGGGCTGCGGACGCGGATCGCGCGGGCCCGGGACGTCGACGAGGTCGTCGCCGCGGCGCGCGAGCTGACCCCGACGATCGTCGCGCTGCACGACGCCCGCGTGGCGCCGGCCGACATCGCCGGCATCACCTCGGTCGTCGCCGACGCGGTGACGCGCCGGCTCATCGAGCTGGCGACGCCCGAGGCGCCCCCGCGGCCGCTGACCTGGCTGGCGCTGGGCAGCCTGGCGCGGCGCGAGGCGGTGCCGTCGTCCGACGTCGACAGCGCCCTGGTCTGGGTCGGCCCCGAGGACGACCCGGTCGCCGCCGCGCACGCCCGCGACCTGGCCGCGCGGGTCATGGCCGGGCTCGCCGCCGCCGGGTTCCGGGCCGACGCGAACGGCGCCGTCGCCACCAACCCGCTCTTCGCCCGCTCCTACGAGGCGTGGGCCGCCGCCGCGCGGAGCTGGCTGCACGACCCGACGCAGGAGAAGGCGCCCATCCTGGTCTCGCTCGTCGTCGACGCGCGGCCGGTGTGGGGCGCCCGGCAGAACCCGGCCGTGCCCGACGTGTTCCGCGACGCCCGCCGCCATCCCGACCTGCTGCGCCTGCTCGGCCGCTACGCCCTCGCGCACCGCCCGCCCACCGGGTTCCTGCGCGACTTCGTCGTCGAGCACAGCGGGCGGCGGCGGGGGCGCCTCGACCTCAAGCGCGGCGGCCTCGTGCCGATCGTCGACCTCGCGCGCTGGGCGGGCATGGCGGCCGGGGTGACCGGGGCGTCGACGCCGGCCCGGCTGCGCGCCGCGGCCGCCGCCGGGACGCTCCCGGCGGCCGCCGCGGCCACGCTGGAGGAGGCGTTCCACCTGGTGCTGGGCCTGCGGCTGGCCCACCAGGTCGACCAGCTGCGCGCCGGGGAGGACCCCGACGACCTCGTGCGGCCCGCCGATCTCAGCGCGGTGACGCGGGCGTCGCTGCGCGAGGCGTTCCGGGCCGTGGCGTCGGTGCAGCGGCGGATCTCCGCGGAGCTCGACCTCGGGATGCGCTGA
- a CDS encoding DUF6992 family protein — protein MPDPRVPDPWARQHALARSTTAWGAASVVAGLGLAAARRGPFVTAFGRQNAGWGAVDLAIVVVAERLQRLRMAQLPDPYSDDALAAESRTLRRVLWANVALDAAYVAGGAALWRWRRDRPGAAGASAGIVVQGAFLLLHDAHHAYWSGRR, from the coding sequence GTGCCTGACCCGAGGGTGCCCGACCCCTGGGCCCGCCAGCACGCGCTCGCCCGCTCCACCACCGCGTGGGGCGCGGCGAGCGTCGTCGCCGGACTCGGTCTCGCCGCCGCCCGGCGGGGCCCGTTCGTCACGGCGTTCGGGCGGCAGAACGCCGGGTGGGGTGCGGTCGACTTGGCGATCGTGGTGGTGGCCGAGCGGCTGCAGCGCCTCCGGATGGCGCAGCTGCCCGACCCGTACAGCGACGACGCCCTCGCCGCCGAGTCGCGGACGCTGCGGCGGGTGCTGTGGGCCAACGTCGCGCTCGACGCCGCGTACGTCGCGGGCGGCGCGGCGCTGTGGCGGTGGCGCCGCGACCGGCCGGGCGCGGCCGGGGCGAGCGCCGGGATCGTCGTGCAGGGCGCGTTCCTGCTGCTGCACGACGCCCACCACGCGTACTGGTCGGGCCGCCGGTGA
- a CDS encoding GMC family oxidoreductase, which yields MTEQFDYVVVGGGSSGCALAARLSEDPAVTVCLLEAGPSDVDDPAILKLTDWMALLDSGFDWDYLVEPQEHGNSFLRHARAKVLGGCSSHNSCIAFWTPREDLDEWAAQGCEGWTADECWPLLRRLETNDGEWDGHGRSGPVNIHHIAPDDPCGVAVLEAAAGVGLPTVKFNEGTTVTEGAGFFQINRFPDGTRASASVSYLHPVLDSRPNLSVITGAWASKVVFEGRRATGVEYQQDIGPGRRTVTARREVILSTGAIDTPKLLMLSGIGPAEHLREFGVDVLVDAPGVGSNLDDHVEGLVMWEASRPMVTRSTQWWEIGLFTRTREGLDRPDLMMHYGSVPFDLNTVRWGYPTTDNGFCLTPNVTRGRSRGTVRLRSRDFRDRARVDPRYFTDPPGHDMAVMLHGVKLARRIAEQPALKEWITRELTPGPDAVTDDDLVDYVTKTHNTVYHPACTAKMGPASDPMAVVDPQLRVRGVEGLRVADASILPFLPAINPNITCMMVGEKAADLLRA from the coding sequence ATGACCGAGCAGTTCGACTACGTCGTCGTCGGCGGGGGGTCCTCGGGCTGCGCGCTGGCCGCGCGGCTGTCCGAGGACCCCGCCGTCACCGTGTGCCTGCTGGAGGCGGGCCCGTCCGACGTCGACGACCCGGCGATCCTCAAGCTGACCGACTGGATGGCGCTGCTCGACTCCGGCTTCGACTGGGACTACCTCGTCGAGCCCCAGGAGCACGGCAACTCCTTCCTGCGCCACGCGCGGGCGAAGGTGCTCGGCGGGTGCTCGTCTCACAACTCGTGCATCGCGTTCTGGACCCCGCGCGAGGACCTCGACGAGTGGGCCGCCCAGGGGTGCGAGGGCTGGACCGCCGATGAGTGCTGGCCGCTGCTGCGCCGCCTGGAGACCAACGACGGCGAGTGGGACGGCCACGGCCGCTCCGGCCCGGTCAACATCCACCACATCGCGCCCGACGACCCGTGCGGCGTCGCGGTGCTGGAGGCCGCGGCGGGCGTCGGGCTGCCCACCGTGAAGTTCAACGAGGGCACGACCGTCACCGAGGGCGCCGGGTTCTTCCAGATCAACCGGTTCCCCGACGGCACGCGGGCGTCGGCGTCGGTGAGCTACCTGCACCCGGTCCTGGACTCGCGGCCCAACCTGTCGGTGATCACGGGGGCGTGGGCGTCGAAGGTGGTCTTCGAGGGCAGGCGCGCCACCGGCGTCGAGTACCAGCAGGACATCGGGCCGGGCCGGCGGACGGTCACCGCGCGGCGCGAGGTCATCCTGTCCACGGGCGCGATCGACACGCCCAAGCTGCTGATGCTCTCGGGCATCGGCCCGGCCGAGCACCTGCGCGAGTTCGGCGTCGACGTGCTCGTCGACGCGCCGGGCGTCGGGTCGAACCTGGACGACCACGTCGAGGGCCTGGTGATGTGGGAGGCCTCGCGGCCGATGGTCACGCGCTCCACGCAGTGGTGGGAGATCGGGCTGTTCACGCGCACCCGCGAGGGGCTGGACCGGCCGGACCTGATGATGCACTACGGGTCGGTGCCCTTCGACCTCAACACGGTGCGCTGGGGCTACCCGACCACCGACAACGGGTTCTGCCTGACGCCCAACGTCACGCGCGGGCGCTCCCGGGGCACGGTGCGGCTGCGCAGCCGCGACTTCCGCGACCGCGCACGGGTCGACCCCCGCTACTTCACCGATCCTCCAGGTCACGACATGGCGGTGATGCTGCACGGGGTCAAGCTCGCGCGGCGCATCGCCGAGCAGCCCGCGCTGAAGGAGTGGATCACCCGCGAGCTGACGCCCGGGCCGGACGCCGTCACCGACGACGACCTGGTCGACTACGTCACCAAGACCCACAACACCGTCTACCACCCGGCGTGCACGGCGAAGATGGGTCCGGCGTCCGACCCGATGGCCGTGGTCGACCCGCAGCTGCGGGTGCGGGGCGTCGAGGGGCTGCGGGTCGCCGACGCGTCGATCCTGCCGTTCCTGCCGGCGATCAACCCCAACATCACCTGCATGATGGTGGGGGAGAAGGCCGCGGACCTGCTCCGTGCCTGA
- a CDS encoding APC family permease: protein MSTTENRPSDDGMADFGYSQSLDRSIGKFASFAAGISYISILTGTFQLFYFGYAFGGPAYWWSWPLVFAGQIMVALCFAELAGRYPVAGSVYNWSKRLASPMTAWLAGWMMFTASVVTLTAVVLAYQGTLPLIWDGFQLVGDGTGETDFAVSAVIWGAILVAFTTTINALGVKLMARINSAGVFIELIAAVLLVVLLAVNIVNPPTVLFDTQGLGEGTDLGYFGAFLVAALASAYVMYGFDTASSLGEETVDPRRTAPTAILRAVIASFVIGGLILLFAILAAPDLSAPEISEVGGLQFIVLTVLGGPLGIALLISIVIAVTVCALAVHTAAIRLMFAMARDNALPAGARLAKIDPKRKTPVVPAVLIGVAAVLILVVNIGSPQIFTAVTSVAIIMIYIAYLLVTVPMLRKRLKGEWPGPGAGTDGYFSLGRWGLPVNIIAVVWGTGMAINLAWPREDVYGAGVLSFIAPIFIGAVILIGLAWYLARGRHQTGTLPEHMAKNLEQAP, encoded by the coding sequence ATGAGTACGACGGAGAACAGGCCTTCGGACGACGGGATGGCCGACTTCGGCTACTCCCAGTCCCTGGACCGCAGCATCGGGAAGTTCGCCAGCTTCGCGGCCGGGATCAGCTACATCTCGATCCTCACCGGCACGTTCCAGCTCTTCTACTTCGGCTACGCCTTCGGCGGGCCGGCGTACTGGTGGAGCTGGCCGCTGGTGTTCGCGGGCCAGATCATGGTGGCGCTGTGCTTCGCGGAGCTGGCCGGGCGCTACCCGGTGGCCGGGTCGGTCTACAACTGGTCGAAGCGGCTCGCGAGCCCGATGACGGCGTGGCTGGCCGGCTGGATGATGTTCACCGCGTCGGTGGTGACGCTGACGGCCGTGGTGCTCGCCTACCAGGGCACCCTGCCGCTGATCTGGGACGGCTTCCAGCTCGTCGGCGACGGCACCGGGGAGACCGACTTCGCCGTGTCCGCCGTGATCTGGGGGGCGATCCTGGTCGCGTTCACCACCACGATCAACGCGCTCGGCGTGAAGCTCATGGCCCGGATCAACAGCGCCGGGGTGTTCATCGAGCTGATCGCGGCCGTGCTGCTCGTCGTCCTGCTCGCGGTGAACATCGTGAACCCGCCGACGGTGCTGTTCGACACCCAGGGGCTGGGCGAGGGCACCGACCTCGGCTACTTCGGGGCGTTCCTCGTGGCCGCGCTGGCCAGCGCGTACGTCATGTACGGCTTCGACACCGCCAGCTCGCTGGGCGAGGAGACCGTAGACCCGCGGCGCACCGCGCCCACGGCGATCCTGCGCGCCGTCATCGCCTCGTTCGTCATCGGCGGGCTGATCCTGCTGTTCGCGATCCTCGCCGCGCCCGACCTGAGCGCCCCGGAGATCAGCGAGGTCGGCGGCCTGCAGTTCATCGTGCTCACCGTGCTCGGCGGGCCGCTCGGCATCGCGCTGCTGATCAGCATCGTCATCGCGGTCACGGTCTGCGCGCTGGCCGTGCACACCGCCGCGATCCGGCTGATGTTCGCGATGGCCCGCGACAACGCGCTGCCCGCCGGGGCCCGGCTCGCGAAGATCGACCCCAAGCGCAAGACGCCGGTGGTGCCCGCGGTGCTGATCGGCGTGGCGGCGGTGCTCATCCTCGTGGTGAACATCGGCAGCCCGCAGATCTTCACGGCCGTCACGAGCGTCGCGATCATCATGATCTACATCGCCTACCTGCTGGTCACGGTGCCGATGCTGCGCAAGCGGCTGAAGGGCGAGTGGCCCGGGCCCGGCGCGGGCACCGACGGCTACTTCTCGCTGGGCCGCTGGGGCCTGCCCGTCAACATCATCGCCGTCGTCTGGGGCACCGGGATGGCGATCAACCTGGCCTGGCCGCGCGAGGACGTCTACGGCGCCGGGGTGCTCAGCTTCATCGCGCCGATCTTCATCGGGGCCGTCATCCTGATCGGGCTGGCCTGGTACCTGGCCCGCGGCCGGCACCAGACCGGCACGCTGCCCGAGCACATGGCGAAGAACCTCGAGCAGGCGCCGTGA
- a CDS encoding aldehyde dehydrogenase family protein, whose translation MPSLHIDGTWTAGSGGTDDVINPFDGSVVETVDQAGPDDVAAAVAAARVAFDTGPWRTTPAPERAALLRRIADLLVRDKESIAHTETLDTGKTIVESRIDVDDVTAVFRYYADLADKEAGRVVDVGKAHVLSRVVHEPVGVCVLITPWNYPLLQLSWKLAPALAAGNTCVIKPSEVTPLTSVLLVRLCEEAGVPPGVVNILLGGGRDVGAPLTEHPAVDMVSFTGGLLTGQAIIRASAATVKRVAVELGGKNPNIVFADTPVDLAADWALTAVFLHAGQVCSAGARLIVEESLHDELVAEIGRRAELIRLGSGLVDGTESGPLVSAAQRDKIERFVADALADGARLVAGGKRPDDPALQDGFFYRPTVLADVTREMRVIREETFGPILTVETFRTEAEAIALGNDTEYGLAGAVWTADMARAHRVAGALRHGTVWINDYHPYVPAAEWGGMKSSGNGRELGPTGLAEYQEHKHVWHNTAPELAGWFTGGQG comes from the coding sequence GTGCCGAGCCTGCATATCGATGGGACGTGGACCGCCGGATCCGGCGGCACCGACGACGTGATCAACCCGTTCGACGGATCGGTGGTCGAGACCGTCGACCAGGCCGGCCCCGACGACGTGGCGGCCGCGGTGGCCGCCGCCCGCGTGGCCTTCGACACGGGCCCGTGGCGCACGACGCCCGCCCCCGAGCGCGCCGCGCTGCTGCGCCGGATCGCCGACCTGCTCGTGCGTGACAAGGAGTCGATCGCGCACACCGAGACCCTCGACACCGGCAAGACGATCGTCGAGAGCCGCATCGACGTCGACGACGTTACCGCCGTGTTCCGCTACTACGCCGACCTCGCCGACAAGGAGGCCGGGCGCGTCGTCGACGTCGGGAAGGCGCACGTGCTCTCGCGCGTCGTGCACGAGCCGGTCGGCGTCTGCGTCCTGATCACGCCGTGGAACTACCCGCTGCTGCAGCTGTCGTGGAAGCTCGCGCCCGCGCTGGCCGCCGGCAACACGTGCGTGATCAAGCCCAGCGAGGTCACGCCGCTCACGAGCGTGCTGCTGGTGCGGCTGTGCGAGGAGGCCGGGGTGCCGCCCGGCGTCGTCAACATCCTGCTGGGCGGCGGGCGCGACGTCGGCGCCCCGCTCACCGAGCACCCGGCCGTCGACATGGTCAGCTTCACGGGCGGCCTGCTCACCGGACAGGCGATCATCCGGGCGAGCGCGGCCACCGTGAAGCGGGTGGCGGTGGAGCTGGGCGGCAAGAACCCCAACATCGTCTTCGCCGACACCCCGGTCGACCTCGCCGCCGACTGGGCGCTCACCGCGGTCTTCCTGCACGCCGGGCAGGTGTGCTCGGCGGGGGCGCGGCTGATCGTCGAGGAGTCGCTGCACGACGAGCTCGTCGCCGAGATCGGGCGGCGCGCCGAGCTGATCCGGCTGGGCAGCGGGCTGGTCGACGGCACCGAGTCGGGGCCGCTGGTGTCGGCCGCGCAGCGGGACAAGATCGAGCGGTTCGTGGCCGACGCGCTGGCCGACGGCGCCCGGCTCGTCGCGGGCGGGAAGCGGCCCGACGACCCAGCGCTGCAGGACGGCTTCTTCTACCGGCCCACCGTGCTCGCCGACGTCACCCGCGAGATGCGCGTGATCCGCGAGGAGACGTTCGGCCCGATCCTCACCGTCGAGACCTTCCGCACCGAGGCCGAGGCGATCGCGCTGGGCAACGACACCGAGTACGGCCTCGCGGGCGCGGTCTGGACCGCCGACATGGCGCGCGCGCACCGCGTCGCCGGGGCCCTGCGCCACGGCACGGTGTGGATCAACGACTACCACCCCTACGTCCCCGCGGCGGAGTGGGGCGGGATGAAGTCCTCCGGCAACGGCCGGGAGCTGGGACCGACCGGACTGGCCGAGTACCAGGAGCACAAGCACGTCTGGCACAACACCGCGCCGGAACTCGCCGGCTGGTTCACCGGAGGTCAGGGATGA
- a CDS encoding IclR family transcriptional regulator has translation MQSVDRAISVLEILARRGEAGVSEVALEIDVHKSTAFRLLGALEGRGLVEQAEDRGKYRLGFGLIPLAGAVSDRLDVTRQGREVLVRLAEELGETVNLAVLQEHWAVNVDQARGPSTVSTHNWIGRLTPLHCTSSGKILLAHLPAPRRAALLAASGMERLTGSTVTLARDLDAELAAVASQGYAIAVEEYEVGLNAVAAPVVDRSGEVIAALSASGPAYRLDEARLAELVEPVRAGAAEISRRMGWFGG, from the coding sequence GTGCAGTCCGTCGATCGGGCGATCTCGGTGCTCGAGATCCTGGCGCGGCGGGGCGAGGCGGGCGTCAGCGAGGTCGCGCTGGAGATCGACGTCCACAAGTCCACCGCGTTCCGCCTGCTCGGGGCGCTGGAGGGGCGCGGCCTCGTCGAGCAGGCCGAGGACCGCGGGAAGTACCGGCTCGGCTTCGGGCTGATCCCCCTGGCCGGCGCGGTGTCCGACCGGCTCGACGTCACCCGGCAGGGCCGTGAGGTGCTGGTGCGCCTCGCCGAGGAGCTGGGCGAGACCGTCAACCTGGCGGTGCTGCAGGAGCACTGGGCCGTCAACGTCGACCAGGCGCGGGGGCCCTCGACCGTCTCGACGCACAACTGGATCGGCCGCCTGACCCCCCTGCACTGCACCTCGAGCGGCAAGATCCTGCTCGCCCACCTGCCCGCCCCCCGCCGCGCCGCCCTGCTCGCCGCGTCGGGCATGGAGCGCCTCACCGGCAGCACCGTCACCCTGGCCCGCGACCTCGACGCCGAGCTCGCGGCCGTCGCGTCGCAGGGGTACGCCATCGCGGTGGAGGAGTACGAGGTGGGCCTCAACGCCGTCGCCGCGCCGGTGGTGGACCGCAGCGGCGAGGTGATCGCCGCCCTCTCCGCCAGCGGCCCGGCCTACCGCCTCGACGAGGCCCGGCTCGCCGAGCTCGTGGAGCCGGTGCGGGCGGGGGCGGCGGAGATCTCCCGGCGGATGGGATGGTTCGGCGGGTGA